One window from the genome of Mesoplodon densirostris isolate mMesDen1 chromosome 17, mMesDen1 primary haplotype, whole genome shotgun sequence encodes:
- the LOC132477678 gene encoding LOW QUALITY PROTEIN: glutaredoxin-1-like (The sequence of the model RefSeq protein was modified relative to this genomic sequence to represent the inferred CDS: inserted 1 base in 1 codon), whose product MAQAFVNXKIQPGKVVVLIKPTCPYCRRAQELLSQFPFKQGLLEFVDITAHSDTNEIQDYLQQLTGARTVPRVFVGKECIGGCSDLVNMHEKGELLTRLKQIGALQ is encoded by the exons ATGGCTCAAGCGTTTGTGA AGAAAATCCAGCCTGGGAAGGTGGTTGTGCTCATCAAACCCACCTGCCCCTACTGCAGAAGGGCCCAGGAGCTCCTCAGCCAATTTCCCTTCAAACAAGGGCTTTTAGAATTTGTCGATATCACAGCCCACAGTGACACCAACGAGATTCAAGATTATTTGCAACAGCTCACAGGAGCCAGAACGGTACCTCGAGTCTTCGTCGGTAAAGAGTGCATAGGTGGATGCAGTGATCTAGTAAATATGCATGAGAAAGGGGAGCTGTTGACACGGCTAAAACAAATTGGAGCTCTGCAATAA